One region of Malania oleifera isolate guangnan ecotype guangnan chromosome 6, ASM2987363v1, whole genome shotgun sequence genomic DNA includes:
- the LOC131157372 gene encoding putative UDP-rhamnose:rhamnosyltransferase 1 translates to MASQIHVAMVPWLAFGHLIPFLQLSIALAKAGVRVSFVSSPKNIQRLPKFPPHLQHLINLVALPLPAVDLLPEGAEATTDIPFEKIQYLKIAYDLLKNPFKQFVAGALPDWILIDFSAPWAAEVAEESRIPLVYFSVFSTAKCAFFGPPKYLAGNGRTSVRPSPESMTCPPDWVSFPSKVAYRRHEAIAMHAGVYGENASGITDGERLAKVVQTCQAVAIRTCAEFEGEYLNLHRELIGKPVIPVGLLLPEKTEEKGNTDVSWSEIFKWLDERKPKSVVFVGFGSECKLSRDQVYEIACGLELSELPFLWALRKPSWAIDDADAQPPEFGRRTKGQGVVCMGWAPQMEILAHPSIGGSLFHAGWGSAIEALQFGHCLVVLPFIIDQGLNARLLVEKGLGVEVERGEDGTFGGEDIANSLRMAMVSEEGEQLRARAKEAAVIFGDGKLHQQHYVQGFVEYLKNGGVVQK, encoded by the coding sequence ATGGCGAGTCAAATTCACGTAGCAATGGTTCCATGGTTGGCCTTCGGCCATCTGATCCCATTTCTTCAGCTTTCCATAGCTTTAGCTAAAGCTGGAGTCCGCGTCTCCTTCGTCTCCTCTCCCAAGAACATCCAAAGACTCCCAAAATTTCCACCACACTTACAGCATCTAATTAATTTAGTGGCGCTGCCGTTGCCGGCCGTGGATCTCTTGCCGGAAGGCGCCGAGGCCACCACCGATATCCCCTTTGAAAAAATTCAGTACCTAAAGATCGCATACGATCTCCTCAAAAACCCCTTCAAGCAGTTTGTCGCCGGCGCATTGCCGGACTGGATATTGATCGACTTCAGCGCCCCTTGGGCGGCTGAAGTCGCCGAAGAAAGCCGGATCCCACTCGTCTACTTCTCCGTTTTCTCCACCGCTAAGTGTGCTTTCTTTGGGCCGCCCAAGTACCTTGCCGGTAACGGTCGGACGAGCGTTCGGCCATCGCCCGAAAGCATGACCTGCCCGCCGGATTGGGTCTCTTTTCCGTCCAAGGTAGCTTACCGCCGGCACGAGGCGATTGCGATGCACGCCGGCGTCTATGGGGAGAATGCTTCTGGGATAACAGACGGTGAGAGATTGGCCAAAGTCGTCCAAACATGCCAGGCCGTGGCCATACGCACTTGCGCGGAGTTCGAAGGTGAGTACCTGAATTTACACCGGGAACTGATCGGGAAACCGGTAATCCCAGTGGGTTTGCTGCTGCCGGAAAAAACAGAGGAAAAAGGAAACACTGACGTTTCTTGGAGCGAAATCTTCAAATGGCTTGACGAGAGAAAACCCAAATCAGTGGTTTTCGTTGGATTTGGGAGTGAATGTAAGCTCAGCAGAGACCAAGTATATGAAATAGCTTGTGGATTGGAACTCTCAGAATTGCCTTTTCTGTGGGCGCTGAGAAAACCCAGCTGGGCAATCGACGATGCCGATGCACAGCCGCCGGAATTCGGTCGTCGGACGAAAGGGCAAGGTGTGGTGTGCATGGGATGGGCACCGCAGATGGAGATCCTGGCACATCCATCGATTGGGGGCTCTCTGTTCCATGCGGGGTGGGGGTCTGCCATAGAGGCTCTGCAATTCGGACACTGTCTTGTTGTGTTGCCCTTCATCATCGATCAGGGACTGAACGCGAGGTTGCTGGTGGAGAAGGGATTGGGCGTTGAAGTGGAAAGGGGTGAAGACGGGACGTTTGGCGGGGAAGACATAGCCAACTCTCTGAGAATGGCGATGGTGTCGGAGGAAGGAGAGCAGCTGAGGGCTCGAGCAAAAGAAGCCGCTGTGATTTTTGGGGATGGAAAACTTCACCAGCAGCATTATGTTCAGGGTTTTGTCGAGTATTTGAAAAATGGGGGTGTGGTACAGAAGTGA